A genomic window from Diospyros lotus cultivar Yz01 chromosome 2, ASM1463336v1, whole genome shotgun sequence includes:
- the LOC127794306 gene encoding growth-regulating factor 1-like, which translates to MIENLDRQLAALDPEPGRCWRTDGDKWDLMAGQKYFEGDMHRGLSGSRKPVEILLGGGKRSPYALRIKAGQGIVDILKSQSGPTVCVLSAI; encoded by the exons ATGATTGAAAATCTCGATCGGCAGCTTGCTGCCTTGGATCCGGAGCCCGGCCGGTGCTGGAGAACCGACGGCGATAAGTGGGATCTGATGGCTGGCCAGAAGTACTTTGAGGGTGACATGCACCGTGGCCTGAGCGGTTCAAGAAAGCCTGTGGAAATATTACTGG GTGGCGGGAAACGCAGCCCATATGCATTGAGAATAAAGGCAGGACAG gGCATTGTAGATATATTAAAGTCACAGAGTGGTCCAACAGTGTGCGTTCTGTCGGCAATTTGA